gcatgttgtttATTTCCTACACGTTTCCAAGAATGTTGCTTTAAGTTACGACAAGTCAGCAAGATCAACCATAAATGAAAGCAATCAGTcatccttttttgttttgttttgtttttacttcttattccttctgtttgtttgtttgtttttttacgcAGGGTTTACAATGGTGCTTGCTGGCTGAAGAAGAGATTGCCCCTAGCATCATAGCAATGGATGGGAGGCATAACCGGCGCCCAAAATCTGAGCATGAGATAACAGGTGATGCCACTGGAGCCAATCAATGGAAGGACCATCCTCTAAACATTAGTGAAAACAACTTCCAAGATGTTAGAGATGCCAAGCTGCTACGCAGACTGGAAGCTCAGGGTCAGTTTACGCCATAGTTACGTCTCAGTAACACCTGTTAAAGAACAAATTCAGTGTAAAACTCATACAATAGTTggctgtattttgtatttttgtcattttgtgacttgttgcatttgtttttttaatttgtcaccgGACATTTCCAGCTTAGCTACAGTGCAAACCCTTAAACTAAAATGTAAGTGGTTAAAGTTTTGGTGTGAGCACCTTAAAACCAATTTGGAAAGTCATCTTTCTAGATCAACCACTATCTTGATCTTAAGCATTTACTCTTGGTGTTCACATGCATACAAAAACTGTAGCTCTCTGCAAAAAGGCCAGGCTCTCTGGAGGTCGTTTAGAGTTGATTTGGGGAGTATCTGTAggttgatttgatttgattgagtTTTTACCTCAAATAAGGTCTGtgatttcctgtttcacattttttatttcatcatattGCAGAAATAGCTCGACAGGCAGCTCAGATTAAATTGATGAGAAAACTTGAGAAGCAGGCCATGGTGCAAGCAGCCAAAGAGGCAAGGAAACAACAAGGTAAAAAGCTGGTGCTCAGtcaaatacactgcccgtccaaaaataaagtcacatacTTTAATATTTCGTTGgtccacctttagctttgattacgtTTAATACGTTTCAATAGGcctctgcaatgtctcaacatttcttcgcgtccagagttgcattcatttttcttgtattgatgataatgatgataatgatgatgggagagtcagaccgctgcacaaagattctcaatggggtaAAAGTctagactctgtggtggccaatccatgtgtgaaaatggtGTGTCCTGCATACTGAACCATGCTTTCACAATTTGAGTTGATGAATCCTGGCTGTGTCATCCTGGAATATGCCCATCccaaagaaaaaatccattgatggaataacctgatcattcagtatattcaggaagtcagctgacctcattctttggttACATACCATTGCTGAACCTATTGCATCAGTTAGCACCAAAACTTAATCATCCATACattaattatccaatgggaggctcttacctatgtgcttagttaaatccatgtggtgactttttttatgGATGGGCAGTGTCTCTGCACTAAGTCAAATACTGTGTGTGAGCctaatatgtttatgtgttctAGCAATATTAGCTGCTGAAGAAAGGCGGAAAAAGAAGGAACAGATGAAGCTTGTCAAACAACAAGTAAGGATTCTTCTCTGTGTGCATTGTCTAATTTTCTGTGCAGAGCTTCAAAACTATTTACAGCTGCTCTATTCTGTTCTACATATTCTGAGTTTGTGCACTTCAAGGCGAATAGGTTTTAAGCACAGTTAAATTGCTTTGGAATTCTAGGGGAATTTGCTATCCTTCCTGCATCTACCTCATCTGCATAGAGCCACAGTGCTTCTTCACCCCACACCTCGCTCCCCTCCACCATTCTATAACATGCATGACTTAACAGTTAATTCATTTGATCTTGCCCTCATCCTTTTACCAGGAGAAGATCAAGCGCATTCAGCAAATTCGTATGGAGAAAGAACGGCGTGCACAGCAAATTCTTGAGGTTTGTCCTGAAAGTTATTGCAGAAACATTGTATAacactttctttctgctgttgatagggttttttaaaaagccaacCAAAGGCTGTTCCTAAATTATGTGGTCCTACTTTTGGTCACATCTACTGAGTACATGTGACTAATGCCTAATTGGTTTTTTGCAAAATTGCCATTGAATGTGAAAATCTCCTTACACTGTGATGGAGCTTAATATAAAAATGCGGTATTTCATTAAATAAGAAGAGGCTCAGAGTTTACCATGGCTAAGTGAAATACCTATTTTCCATCCCCTCACtaataaaaactgtgaagtATCTTAGCTTTTATCAAATTTCAGTTGACATGCTTGGCAAGCAGGTCTTAACGGGATTTCATTGGGGCTATAATTACTGGTGGAAATTAATCTTAATTTATTCTTAGTACCTGCTGGTGTTTCATACTAGCTGCATCCATTTGTCTTATTGTTAATAGGAGGGAATAATCACCTCATTGCTCAtaatttcattgtgtttgatTGCATATTATCAATGAGCCACTGTTTTTATCTAGCTTTGTGTGGAGTGTCTGCAGTTAAttatgacaaaagaaaacagactaaAGCAATCTAGCAAACACAAGACTTGTGCATAAAATAACAAACCAGATTTATATAAATAAGTTTTAACtttctttattatatatgtttttattatattgtggTGTGCATGCTGTTAGCGTTTTGAAAGAATACGTCACTTCTGATGTATAATTTAGAATCCCATTTTGCGAACTGCACATAggcaaaaatgaagaaaaaagaagcagcagccaGTGCCAAAATATTGGAGGCGGAGAAACGAAACAAGGCAAGTAAGACGAGGTTCATGAGAAAATTGTTTTATATTGTCACCTTACCGAGACCAGCCATATACATTTGTATGCAtatgtttagatttttaattcAGCCAATCTTTGTCTTAAAGGAGAAGGAAATGCGAAGACTGCAAGCTGTTATACTGAAGCACCAGGTGGGTATTTTGCCCACAGTCACATTATACTAAAAACCATTGTTTTGTTGATTACCTTAAATGTCCTGGAGAAGGTTTTTTAACTGATTGTCAGTTGTACACTATATCCTATCAAATTACATTTTGGggatttttttgtgtaattCTATTTTACCCTGtattggatttgtttttgtttttgttttcttgcattAATTGTCTGGtgtgatttttctgtttcttaatACTTTGCCAACTCTTTCTACCAGGAGTTGCAGAGGCATAGACTAGATATGGTATGGGTATGTTTGTTTCTGCGCATTTAACAAGGCATTGTGAACGTGTTGTGATAAATGGTTGCCATAAAAGCAATGTTTTATGTGTAGCATTGGTTGCAGTCATACTATATCACTCTGCATGGCTTTTTCAGAACAATGCACTTCATATGTCTGCACTTTGTCTCAGAACAAGACACAGAATGCCTCTTCTCCACTGTAGCATGAACAAATACCAACTACCTATTACATTGTTTCCTCTTTGAATTGATTGAATTGGGTTCCTTAAAATCTATTTACCCTTCAGTTTTACCTTGTGATAAAGTCAATatacacagtgtttgtttcctCCTATTTAAAAAGCTAAGTTAATGGAAACAaaattgccttttttttaacCTACAGATTTTCCTAATGTTTTATCAGGGTTGTTGTCATTTGTGTCATTGTTCTCACTAAATATACTTTGGCTTTAAGAGATGCACTGAATTTTGCTAGTAAATGTCTGTATAACTGTAGCACTTAATATTTGCTACTTATAGTTCTAAAACACAGTTGCTTGCCATCATGCTCAGATCAATAATGGCTGTGCTTATGCTTTGTGTCTGAATTTCCTGCCTTCATTTGCTTTTTGTACATCTTTGTGTTCCATTTGGTTTCACTATCATGAATGTCGTAACACCTAAACTACAGCACAGTgtgcagtgacagtgacagtatGCTGCTACTTTTCTGTGCATGACGTATGGTTCATAGTGTATGTTGTAGCTTcgatgcttttattcaaatgataaaaactgcaaatagaaTAGAAACTTTCTGCCCTCTACCAGGAAAGGGAAAGACGCAGGCAGCACATGATGCTCATGAAGGCCGTGGAGGCACGTAAAAAAGCAGAGGTGGGTAACAGATTTTCTGCTCATTCcttcttctgtttcattctGTAGTGGAGTACAGCAGTCCAGAACCAAcattagtgaaatgttttgtcagttCAGGTTTTGTGATGTTTCAGCTTTATATTAATTGAggttatattgtttttatttatttattttttttattgtgtccCTCCTGACCAAGCAACTCTGAGCACAATAGTCCACAGCAATATCAATAATACCTTGTCTTGGCCCTAGGAGAAGGAGCGtctgaagagagagaagaaggatgaGAAACGGttaaacaaagaaaggaaattaGTGCTCAAGAGACTGGAACTGGAAAAAGTAAAGGAGATGAGGAAGCCAAATGAAGACATGTGTTTAGCAGATCATAAGGTATTCACACACTGTGGAGCTGTTGGCAGATGAAAATGACAGTCCATGTATGTCAGCACAGAGTCTCCATCTGTGGAGTAGATGTAATTATGCACCGGTCTGCAGTTTTTTTTGAGATAGAAATCAATCAGTATAATCACTGTAGAAGCTATAAGCATGAAGATTGTttggtaatttatttttttccctttttttttttactttagctTTTGATGAATATATTATTTCTGGTGCTCCAGAGCCAATGCTAATTGTCTCTGGAAGCATCTAGAGTTTATTAAAAGCAAAACTGATGTACAGTAGATTGAAGTGCTGCCACCAAGTGGCTCTTAATGTCAAGACATGATGATCATTACTGataaatgtaaacagaaaatTCAGGACTTGTATTCACAATATTTCTGTACCTTAACCGAACTAATTAAAGAAACAGACtcatatttaaaagaaaattccCTGTCCGATACTTCTCTAATcaaaactgtaataaataaaagttaattaaagtaATGATGTTGTGAAAGGAGCTGGTGTTAAAGTATTTACAGGCACTAGTAAGAAATTGTCGAAAGATTATAAATGTAACACtaagttttatttatgaaatttgttttttatttgtctccAGCCACTTCCAGAGTTATCTCGTATCCCTGGTCTGGTCCTACCAGGAAGCGCCTTCTCTGACTGCCTGATGGTGGTGCATTTTCTGTGCAGCTTTGGAAAAGTTCTGGGGTTGGATACACAATCAATCACGCTCAACCTAAGTGACCTGCAAGTGGGGTTACTCAACATTGGGGACAGTACAGGCAAGGTGCAGGACCTGCTGGCAAGCATgctctctgcagctgtttgtgatCCTGGTCTACCACCAGGTCACAAGGTAAGTTTATGTCATTGCAGTTTTAGAACTTGTATGGTTGTTGATTGCTTGAcctgtatgcacacacagacatgcaaaaatcagtttttacagtttttgtaacCAATGCAAGATTAGTAGAgaagtagttttttttaactttttaagatatttactttttttagatattagaacatttaattaaagGACTATTGGCAACAGCATGACTGTAGCTGCCATTGCAGTTTTTTTACGAGTGCATTGCCTACTCAACTATCCAGAACACATTAGGTTTTATCAGTGCACTGGGTCTGTGCAATTAAATGAAGTCTACTTAggttaattttaattaattcttcAATTCTCTTTCTCCATGCTGTGCTGCAGAATGTAATTATGCTTTTACATGATTTTACATAATTTTACCCATAATAAAGGGTTTTTTCAATCGGTTGTGTGCACACTAAAAGAGAGATTCATAAAAGAACATAAGATGGCCACACCACTAGATGTGGGGATGCTTAAGTATGTCAGGAGGAGAACGTTACTCAAAAGCACAGTGATCTACCAAACACTGATCTTGGCCTAGTTTCTTGGGGTTTCTAACCAACTAAACACCATCcttcaaacactgtttttttttttttttttttagagcaaAACCTGCTTGGGGGACCACTTGACTAATGTGGAGATCAACCGAGACAATGTGTCCGAGATCCTGCAGATCTACATGGAGGCTCACTGTGAGCAGACAGAGCTGGCTGCTCTGGCCCTCAGCCTCAGGACTAAGCCGTTTCAGGCCCACAGTCCATCACAGAAGCTCTCCATGCTAGCTTTCCTGGTTAATGAGCTCTGTGGCAGTAAAGCTGTGATCAGGTGATGTTCATGCACTTTCTGACACTTGTATTATCTGGTAATTTTTCCAATTTGCTACAAATGAATATTAGCTTTTGGCTAATTCTGGCACATGTACACTGTCTCTGTGAGTAATTCGGTCAGTAAATTTggcaaatattaatatatagtAAGCTCTCTCATTTGTCAGTAGTCTTGTTAAATGcatcatgtaaaataaacaaacactcaaATTAAAATTGGTCCTTTTAAAGAGTTGCTACATTTGCGTTACCTCAATCATTGaatataaacaaatgttttttatgtgtttgaagGAACTAAGTTAATCTGTGTGCCCAAAAGTACAATGCATTTCCCTCTTTGATTTATGAGGGCTTAAattctgattaaataaaaaaaaaatgaatatgacAAAACTCTGATTATCAGGTTACATCAAACAACGTGTCATCACTTTCCATTGAATGTGGTAACACTTTGCAGTGGGCACCagatgtgtttcagtgtgttgcaAACTTTTCTTGTTATCATCTTCAAAGGGCACAGAAGAACCTATTAATTGTTTTCTTATACTTTGCAGTGAGATTGACAAAAACATAGATCACATGACCAACCTGAGGAAGGACATGTGGGTTGTTGAGGGAAAGCTTCGCAAGTGAGTATATGCTTTATCCAGCTGGAAGTACTGGGGTATTGTGCATGCACAATAAAAAAGTGTGTTAGCGAATGACATCTTGATGCTATTATAACCTGGAAATCTCAACTAAGTTAAGTCTCACTGGAAACTAGAGTCTGAATGCttaattttctctttgttttttcccaaAGACTGAGGAACATCCATGCCAAGAGGAGCGGTAAGAGAGACAGCAATGTGGGAGGAGAGGACAGCCACACCTTTGTCATCCCCACTGCCAGAAACAAGTGCAAGAGAAAAGAAGGggacagtgaagaagaagaggacgaAGAAGATGACAGTGAGGACCAAGGAGACAATGATGACGACGAAGATGGGGAAGAATCTgggggaaagaaaggaaagaaagcagAGATATATGAAGAGGAGGTCGGTGACAGCATGATACTTTTACTGGAGCCAGCAGCTAATACAGTGTTTATTATAGTAAATGTCAGCCAGTCTACTAGCCTCATACTAATGAGATCTTTTCATCTAGGATGACAGTGCACACTCAGCCAGTATGGAGGAACTGGAGAAACAGATTGAGAAAACATACAAGGTAAAACCTTTTAgacactttttttgttgttgagcTGAGCTCAGCAGTGATTTTAATTGTAGTTCAACCTTCCTGTCTCTTTAGCAACAGAATCACATCAGACAGAAGCTATTTGACTCATCTCATTCACTGCACTCCATGGCGATTGGACAGGACCGCTACAAGAGACGTTACTGGGTCCTTCCACAGTGTGGGGGCATCTTTGTTGAAGGCATGGAGAGTGGCGAAGGTGCAAACTCAAACTGATAGATAATTTTTAATTACTTGTTTATTACGCATTAGATAGaaagtttcagtttctttcactCTGAGCTGACATTTCTTGTAACGCAGATTATGAAGAGATGGAGTGGGAGaagaaaggacagaggactaCACAGGTGATCGGCGTACAAGAAGGGCAACTGGAAGAGACACAGAAGCCAGTGGTATCCAGTGTGGTACAGAGCACTGTCAGTGATACAGAGAGCCAGCAGGACAAAGGCAGTATCAACCTATTCCTCCAGAAACCTGGCTCCTTATCAAAGCTCAGCAAACTCCTTGAAGTAGCTAAAATGACTCAAGACATCAACTCTCACAATGGTCTGAACAGTCGTTCTGCTAAAGTTCCTACCACTGCATCTCACCTCTCATATCTCTCCTTTCAAAGTGGAATATCCAGCAGTTCTCCATCTGCAACCTATCAGCAGGTGATCAGCACTGATAAAACAGATACTTCTGTGCCATCTCCACTCAGTGTCACCCAGCTAAAAGGCAGTCCCTGGATAACCTGCAGCCCCCAACATATCCCTCATGATGACCAGCTTTCCAAGATACTGACAGAAAAGAGCAGCCAGTGGTTTAGCCTCTTGCCTCGCTCACCTTGTGATGAGTTCTCAGTCACCTCTGGCTCCTGTCCTCcggcctcctcctcttctccatgGGCCATCAGCGCCAAATCCTGCTCCTCCCCCTCCACTAATTCTTTAGCTACAGTCGGCTACACTTCTCCTGGTGGAATCAGTAACTTACAATCATCTGTCCTTCAGGTTGTCCAGCCACAGTTGTTTCAAATCAcgttgtcttgttttttgtttttttttttgtcttttttttttttttttttgaaacaaTTAGATATATTTTAGCTGTTATTTAGTGTTACATTTTTCCCATGTTGGAAGTGCACAAGGACCTCTTGGCTTTATTGCAGCGATTGTCTTGCATATTATGCATGTGGTAGTGGAATTACATAGTTGTAAATTggtcaaaaatgaaaatgtgtgtgtatttttcctTTCAGCAAGTGAAGTCTGGCATTCATCAATCTAGCCCGACACAACAAGACGTGTCCAGTACTGCGTCAAGTCCCAGCCTGTCTTTTCCTGGCACTTCTCTACACCCCATGCTGGATCTGGCCTCCAAGCATACAGAGAGTAATGGGACCAGCATCCTCTCCCTGGCTAATAACAACTCGGCCATCAAAAGTGGAACCCCAGAGGTCTTGAGTGACAAGCCCCTTTGTGCCTCATTTTCTGCTATGGAGGTGGCCAAGACCCAGGACTACCCAAGTCCTCAGCCCATCCCCGAGGGTAAGAATGGCCCACTGCCAGTACAAACAAGTGAAATATGCTGGACTAAAAATATTCGCTGCCCAGACAGCACTGTCACTCACTTGTACAAGTCAACCATCAAGCAATTGAACAATTATGCAATGATAGTTTacatttgtgctgtgtgtgttgtcagaGATGTTGCATGGTTGGTGGAGACTATCAGACGTGGAGGAACTGCACAGTCTGGTCAAGGCCCTCCATAGCCGAGGCATCAGGGAAAAGGTCTTACAGAAGCAGATCCAAAAACACATGGAGTATATGACCCAGCTTTGTGCCAACAGCAAAAATGGTACATCCACCTCTCTTGTGTTCTCTTCAAGTTAGGATTCAAATGACATCCTtgcaattatataaataaacaatggtTATTTGACCATTTGAATGTGGCACTtgttcacatgaaaacactttacattacattacaatataGTGTATAAGTAGGAATAGAAAGGAAAAGCATTAGAAGTACATCAGAAGCaataagcaataaaaaaactgaataaaatacaataaattagGCCAAAATAATATATGATAGAAAGTAGTTTGTTGTAATGTGTTTATGCATCTGTGGTGGCAGTAGTAGATACAGCTGACAAGCAGGAGGTGAGTGAGAAGACAGTGGAGACTTGGTGTGTCGAGGAGCAGGCCATGGACGTGGATATTAGCCTGCTGCAGCAAGTTGAGGAACTAGAGAGGAAAGTCGTCTCTGCAAGCCTGCAGGTCAAGGTACGAGCAAGGAAGCATCCAGGCCTTTCAcctatttacagtataattcAGTAGAGATAGGTTTCCCTATATTAATCTTATATGTAATTTCTCTAGTGTATGACTATGACTGTGCTTTACTGCGTTGCCAAATGTGATATTGTGATGACTCCCCTCAGGGTTGGATGCACCCTGAGCCCCAGTCAGAGAGGGAGGATTTGGTCTATCATGAGCACAAGCTCTTCTCTTCCCCAGCTCTAGATAATAAAGGTCAGAAAGAAACCAGCCCGGAGAAACCTCTCAGCACTGTTGTACGGTGGCCCAACAATCCCCTCGATATAGCTGTCAGTAGGCTGACAGATCTGGAGAGGAACATTGAACGAAGGTACCTAAAGAAAAGCCATAAGTACATTCATTCAAATTTAAGCAGACATGTGACTTAATTAGAAATAGACTATAAGTATGTTGGTTGTCATCCGGTCTTTAATTCAGTGAGATAAAGTGACTGACTGTGTACATgattactgtacagtaatgGTACACTCTCACTTTCTGTGACCTTAAAGCAGCGAGGAGGAGGCAGCTCCTGGGTTGAGGCTATGGCGTAAAGCCCTCAGTGAAGTCcgcagctcagctcagctgtcACTCTGCATTCAGAAGCTGCAGAAATCCATTGCCTGGGAACGGTCCATCATGAAAGTGGTTAGTGCCACatcatttctccctctctctatatataGACACATTTACTGATAGTTTTATAgtatgaaaaacaatatttgatGGATTTGGCTATAGATTTGTGGACTCTTAATGTGCATAATTTGAAGAATCAAAAAGGGAATCTACAAGCCTTTTCTATCTCTAAGTGGTATGTGGGTAACagatggggggaaaaaaaaaaagtatgtgaaagaTAATAGCTCAGTCTGTAACAATATCTTTCAAAATGTCTGGCTGCACAAAACTCCATAACTCTCTGTTTTATAATGATGTAAAGAATCTCAGTTCAGATTTTTAACTACATACATTTTGTGTTCCCAGCACTGCCAGCTCTGTGAGAAAGGAGATAATGAAGAACTGCTCTTACTCTGTGACGGCTGTGACAAAGGCTGCCACACATATTGCCATAAACCCAAGATCACCACAGTACCTGATGGCGACTGGTTTTGTCCCACTTGTATGGCTAAGGTATATCAACATACTCTTTAGTCAAAGCTGGTACATTTTTGACATTTGCCTAAAGGGTCATCATATGTTCTATCATATGTACATatgtaattaattaacattGCTTTATGTATTGTGTGCCTCTGCCCCAATCGTCCTTGTCTTCTGTCATTCAGGAAAGTGGTCAGTCCCCCAGGAATCGAAAGCAACAGAGCCAAACAGCTGGAGGAGGGAAGAAAGGCAGCGAGGTAAAACGAA
This Anabas testudineus chromosome 21, fAnaTes1.2, whole genome shotgun sequence DNA region includes the following protein-coding sequences:
- the LOC113172926 gene encoding bromodomain adjacent to zinc finger domain protein 2B isoform X3 is translated as MESGDTLSSPSSACFIHMTSSSVSSSLAPPQIPSSKCSPAPCPADSSPVTNSDHLLQMTAGERSNTSGSSNSFPIISHPALGLYTSNSGLRSEFGGLGTLGVSSLAAHSQFGAFPDWWRSSEAPTRGAFFPTLLHPVFASTFKNHDPVHLQALSSVSVGVKGTANGRGASSPTGSCAVNISSFPVKAQRGKSKSSGSRSQKSCQDLDQLHQKTVQKTKEKKPNKRPLETFSMSSSQSGSLSSSSSDGEDTTSDSDDMEEEDNDNEEDDQSIDSEDSDSEKEGQVKLKVERLTQNTSESTKRRPSTPVDSHCDNVPLTSLYSLQHSSQLAGRLQSRALFLQCSRIEEDEAQQHISVIQATGLAGSNSASAQSHRNSPLLSKTPPEPTSFSTSLKKLPPSTSPKSSSASSSPKHSYASSSAKPLDLCSSRKSLSMCSSPKPSPLSSTTPPSLSSLPPPVLASPKPSRKPKALMHSTKHTQQADIMQESSGNLPDESSFHSLKLKQMKLLHSEESLRQAFSLRPTSQNCTDSNLFLNRRPNGVIHGKAQDAPLPHSHSSIRNRKLVLAATSPHYPVPINLSTGAKERLGNSASPLKSSASSGVAHRSRKTSTLASLHAAKSHPKTKSSCLVRDSESDIHSSKDSDDSLDDLDDDDDDIEDEDSGSSLSESGNNLDSGSDGSEDDQKEHNETQADSNTKRTNLKPAKASTHKSFSNLSADCPPLNLQIIEPVLSLHTGTTLTSSEASSNHSTPSPSFTFATLSGSGRRRRVTDEKSLQLPLKFGWQRETRIRTVAGRLQGEVAYLAPCGKKLRQYPDVIKYLVRNGITEISRENFSFSTKIKVGDFYEAREGPEGLQWCLLAEEEIAPSIIAMDGRHNRRPKSEHEITGDATGANQWKDHPLNISENNFQDVRDAKLLRRLEAQEIARQAAQIKLMRKLEKQAMVQAAKEARKQQAILAAEERRKKKEQMKLVKQQEKIKRIQQIRMEKERRAQQILEAKMKKKEAAASAKILEAEKRNKEKEMRRLQAVILKHQELQRHRLDMERERRRQHMMLMKAVEARKKAEEKERLKREKKDEKRLNKERKLVLKRLELEKVKEMRKPNEDMCLADHKPLPELSRIPGLVLPGSAFSDCLMVVHFLCSFGKVLGLDTQSITLNLSDLQVGLLNIGDSTGKVQDLLASMLSAAVCDPGLPPGHKSKTCLGDHLTNVEINRDNVSEILQIYMEAHCEQTELAALALSLRTKPFQAHSPSQKLSMLAFLVNELCGSKAVISEIDKNIDHMTNLRKDMWVVEGKLRKLRNIHAKRSGKRDSNVGGEDSHTFVIPTARNKCKRKEGDSEEEEDEEDDSEDQGDNDDDEDGEESGGKKGKKAEIYEEEDDSAHSASMEELEKQIEKTYKQQNHIRQKLFDSSHSLHSMAIGQDRYKRRYWVLPQCGGIFVEGMESGEDYEEMEWEKKGQRTTQVIGVQEGQLEETQKPVVSSVVQSTVSDTESQQDKGSINLFLQKPGSLSKLSKLLEVAKMTQDINSHNGLNSRSAKVPTTASHLSYLSFQSGISSSSPSATYQQVISTDKTDTSVPSPLSVTQLKGSPWITCSPQHIPHDDQLSKILTEKSSQWFSLLPRSPCDEFSVTSGSCPPASSSSPWAISAKSCSSPSTNSLATVGYTSPGGISNLQSSVLQQVKSGIHQSSPTQQDVSSTASSPSLSFPGTSLHPMLDLASKHTESNGTSILSLANNNSAIKSGTPEVLSDKPLCASFSAMEVAKTQDYPSPQPIPEEMLHGWWRLSDVEELHSLVKALHSRGIREKVLQKQIQKHMEYMTQLCANSKNVVDTADKQEVSEKTVETWCVEEQAMDVDISLLQQVEELERKVVSASLQVKGWMHPEPQSEREDLVYHEHKLFSSPALDNKGQKETSPEKPLSTVVRWPNNPLDIAVSRLTDLERNIERSSEEEAAPGLRLWRKALSEVRSSAQLSLCIQKLQKSIAWERSIMKVHCQLCEKGDNEELLLLCDGCDKGCHTYCHKPKITTVPDGDWFCPTCMAKESGQSPRNRKQQSQTAGGGKKGSEVKRNGKPSVAGEHIKEEAASSNSVPKKGTKEFKKRKGDDSTSSSQAKNDSLVSYAKKAKTAKANTHGLATCRVLLAELEAHQDAWPFLTPVNHKAVPGYRKVIKKPMDFSTIREKLANNQYLNLETFIIDVNLVFDNCERFNEDNSEIGRAGHNMRRFFDKRWTELLK
- the LOC113172926 gene encoding bromodomain adjacent to zinc finger domain protein 2B isoform X1 gives rise to the protein MNGNAGLSAMESGDTLSSPSSACFIHMTSSSVSSSLAPPQIPSSKCSPAPCPADSSPVTNSDHLLQMTAGERSNTSGSSNSFPIISHPALGLYTSNSGLRSEFGGLGTLGVSSLAAHSQFGAFPDWWRSSEAPTRGAFFPTLLHPVFASTFKNHDPVHLQALSSVSVGVKGTANGRGASSPTGSCAVNISSFPVKAQRGKSKSSGSRSQKSCQDLDQLHQKTVQKTKEKKPNKRPLETFSMSSSQSGSLSSSSSDGEDTTSDSDDMEEEDNDNEEDDQSIDSEDSDSEKEGQVKLKVERLTQNTSESTKRRPSTPVDSHCDNVPLTSLYSLQHSSQLAGRLQSRALFLQCSRIEEDEAQQHISVIQATGLAGSNSASAQSHRNSPLLSKTPPEPTSFSTSLKKLPPSTSPKSSSASSSPKHSYASSSAKPLDLCSSRKSLSMCSSPKPSPLSSTTPPSLSSLPPPVLASPKPSRKPKALMHSTKHTQQADIMQESSGNLPDESSFHSLKLKQMKLLHSEESLRQAFSLRPTSQNCTDSNLFLNRRPNGVIHGKAQDAPLPHSHSSIRNRKLVLAATSPHYPVPINLSTGAKERLGNSASPLKSSASSGVAHRSRKTSTLASLHAAKSHPKTKSSCLVRDSESDIHSSKDSDDSLDDLDDDDDDIEDEDSGSSLSESGNNLDSGSDGSEDDQKEHNETQADSNTKRTNLKPAKASTHKSFSNLSADCPPLNLQIIEPVLSLHTGTTLTSSEASSNHSTPSPSFTFATLSGSGRRRRVTDEKSLQLPLKFGWQRETRIRTVAGRLQGEVAYLAPCGKKLRQYPDVIKYLVRNGITEISRENFSFSTKIKVGDFYEAREGPEGLQWCLLAEEEIAPSIIAMDGRHNRRPKSEHEITGDATGANQWKDHPLNISENNFQDVRDAKLLRRLEAQEIARQAAQIKLMRKLEKQAMVQAAKEARKQQAILAAEERRKKKEQMKLVKQQEKIKRIQQIRMEKERRAQQILEAKMKKKEAAASAKILEAEKRNKEKEMRRLQAVILKHQELQRHRLDMERERRRQHMMLMKAVEARKKAEEKERLKREKKDEKRLNKERKLVLKRLELEKVKEMRKPNEDMCLADHKPLPELSRIPGLVLPGSAFSDCLMVVHFLCSFGKVLGLDTQSITLNLSDLQVGLLNIGDSTGKVQDLLASMLSAAVCDPGLPPGHKSKTCLGDHLTNVEINRDNVSEILQIYMEAHCEQTELAALALSLRTKPFQAHSPSQKLSMLAFLVNELCGSKAVISEIDKNIDHMTNLRKDMWVVEGKLRKLRNIHAKRSGKRDSNVGGEDSHTFVIPTARNKCKRKEGDSEEEEDEEDDSEDQGDNDDDEDGEESGGKKGKKAEIYEEEDDSAHSASMEELEKQIEKTYKQQNHIRQKLFDSSHSLHSMAIGQDRYKRRYWVLPQCGGIFVEGMESGEDYEEMEWEKKGQRTTQVIGVQEGQLEETQKPVVSSVVQSTVSDTESQQDKGSINLFLQKPGSLSKLSKLLEVAKMTQDINSHNGLNSRSAKVPTTASHLSYLSFQSGISSSSPSATYQQVISTDKTDTSVPSPLSVTQLKGSPWITCSPQHIPHDDQLSKILTEKSSQWFSLLPRSPCDEFSVTSGSCPPASSSSPWAISAKSCSSPSTNSLATVGYTSPGGISNLQSSVLQQVKSGIHQSSPTQQDVSSTASSPSLSFPGTSLHPMLDLASKHTESNGTSILSLANNNSAIKSGTPEVLSDKPLCASFSAMEVAKTQDYPSPQPIPEEMLHGWWRLSDVEELHSLVKALHSRGIREKVLQKQIQKHMEYMTQLCANSKNVVDTADKQEVSEKTVETWCVEEQAMDVDISLLQQVEELERKVVSASLQVKGWMHPEPQSEREDLVYHEHKLFSSPALDNKGQKETSPEKPLSTVVRWPNNPLDIAVSRLTDLERNIERSSEEEAAPGLRLWRKALSEVRSSAQLSLCIQKLQKSIAWERSIMKVHCQLCEKGDNEELLLLCDGCDKGCHTYCHKPKITTVPDGDWFCPTCMAKESGQSPRNRKQQSQTAGGGKKGSEVKRNGKPSVAGEHIKEEAASSNSVPKKGTKEFKKRKGDDSTSSSQAKNDSLVSYAKKAKTAKANTHGLATCRVLLAELEAHQDAWPFLTPVNHKAVPGYRKVIKKPMDFSTIREKLANNQYLNLETFIIDVNLVFDNCERFNEDNSEIGRAGHNMRRFFDKRWTELLK